One window of Pieris rapae chromosome 14, ilPieRapa1.1, whole genome shotgun sequence genomic DNA carries:
- the LOC110995225 gene encoding PAN2-PAN3 deadenylation complex catalytic subunit PAN2 isoform X1: MAYHYSDLGMPAEINEQYIPEYKPYMVQSPDAEYEVRSTVLDDRGEGSISAVTFDKFEELIWVGNTRGHITSYHGPQMSRYTAFRVHMTEEIRDIITLDQGLFILSKTQLRHQIRRGLVKHTHTSENLKEMQCLFQSSPTNILMGGHQDTIIDFDVTNMKESIIPITEDGCAVLRSGGGSLVACGSANGTVSMRDIRSPVVAEHTFKAHSACLSDLDMQGNLLITSGFAQTSTMAVAEQYVLVWDVRQLKAGGAWSLPVASPPLLLHFLPSVSGRALAMASAGHVALLNVNNKSESGKQSVFQVDTQGSLCTVMDVSSTSQAFVFGDQSGHVHLFSSKHNNEPVFNNFSRETTFATPVRLPYVGFSETFSFSSIPLPPLASGSKWFHDLPEEFLKKVSRKPRPIDPEILKTMKMKGPIGYAPNPGTRRRNEYPYIDDNLEDIKQPKPIDETALSIRPIPSSYQKVEVRYNKNEPNAILDNINRTGLTGIEATLPNSYCNSMIQVLYNMPPLKSTLIAHTCAKEFCLTCELGFLFRMLDTSGGAPCQATNFLRAFRTVPEAAALGLILPDRGIDRKIDLVALIQSWNRFILHQIHYELLETRKKEKELALLSENTPHKTDRLKNHLKKPINGQIEGYKYTELEFLNLGPSETEHELQNGINEKWVDKAMMNHTEKLQSNIDKELSNEHCEREESEISELFAIARQQLNRCLKCNKEEERESVVLACALQYATRDNERTCGFLELVRASLCARRSTPAWCERCAKFTPTTQRGRLVRLPPILAINCGAVTAEEKLFWAKGTTKETPEAIKRSGNVKPCRYGLHCARPGCRFKHPDRQSPSQSNPVKSETQDVSCVIPHQLHIRLQPDGDITISDKAEQVDKHKKKPKSEAEYALTAAVVCVEDSPRNLVAYIRIADKENAHWYLYNDLGIVSVNEEEVSQFSPWWKTPCVLFYTSPRALHAKDVASVS, translated from the exons atggcatACCATTACTCCGACTTAGGTATGCCAGCAGAAATTAATG AACAATATATTCCGGAGTATAAACCTTACATGGTTCAAAGCCCAGATGCTGAATATGAAGTCAGGTCCACAGTACTTGATGATAGAGGAGAAGGAAGCATATCAGCTGTGACATTTGATAAATTTGAAGAGTTAATTTGGGTGGGAAACACAAGA GGACATATTACTTCATACCATGGCCCACAAATGAGTAGATACACAGCTTTCAGGGTTCACATGACAGAAGAAATACGTGATATTATTACCCTTGATCAAGgactatttattttgtcaaagACACAATTGAGGCATCAAATTCGCAGAGGTCTTGTGAAGCATACACACAC AtcagaaaatttaaaagagaTGCAATGCCTCTTTCAATCCAGtccaacaaatattttaatgggcGGCCATCAGGACacaattattgattttgatGTCACAAATATGAAAGAATCTATTATT CCGATAACTGAAGATGGCTGTGCGGTGTTAAGAAGTGGGGGTGGTTCGCTAGTTGCGTGTGGGAGTGCTAACGGGACTGTCTCGATGCGTGATATAAGAAGTCCGGTGGTGGCCGAGCACACGTTCAAAGCGCACAGTGCCTGCCTGTCTGACTTGGATATGCAGGGCAACTTGCTTATCACATCTGGATTTGCACAAAc aAGCACAATGGCCGTAGCCGAACAGTACGTGTTAGTGTGGGATGTACGTCAGTTGAAAGCCGGTGGGGCGTGGTCACTTCCGGTGGCATCGCCGCCATTATTACTCCACTTCCTGCCATCGGTTTCCGGTCGAGCCCTCGCAATGGCCAGTGCTGGACACGTGGCATTGCTCAATGTTAACAATAAAAGTGAATCTGGAAAGCAATCCGTTTTTCAA GTTGACACCCAAGGCTCTCTATGCACTGTCATGGACGTGTCGAGCACCAGCCAAGCATTTGTCTTTGGGGATCAATCGGGGCACGTACATCTGTTCTCTTCTAAGCATAATAATGAACCCGTGTTCAATAACTTCTCAAG AGAAACAACATTTGCGACCCCGGTTCGTTTGCCGTACGTGGGTTTCAGTGAGACGTTCAGCTTCTCATCAATACCTCTTCCGCCTCTCGCTAGTGGGTCCAAGTGGTTCCACGACCTTCCTGAAGAGTTCCTCAAAAAGGTTTCCAG GAAACCTCGACCAATCGACCCAGAAATTCTTAAGACCATGAAAATGAAAGGACCCATCGGGTATGCTCCCAATCCTGGTACTAGGAGACGTAATGAG TATCCATACATAGATGACAATTTGGAAGATATTAAACAACCAAAACCAATAGACGAAACGGCGTTGTCTATTAGACCAATTCCAAGTTCATATCAGAAG GTCGAAGTaaggtataataaaaatgagcCGAACGCAATTttggataatataaatagaacaGGTCTAACGGGAATCGAAGCTACTCTGCCCAATTCTTACTGTAATTCGATGATTCAg GTCCTATACAACATGCCGCCTCTGAAGTCGACTCTGATAGCTCACACGTGCGCGAAGGAGTTTTGTCTCACTTGCGAGTTAG GTTTCCTATTCAGGATGCTTGACACCTCTGGAGGGGCGCCGTGTCAAGCGACTAACTTCTTAAGGGCGTTTCGTACCGTGCCTGAAGCTGCCGCGCTTGGACTGATATTGCCCGATCGGGGCATCGATAGAAAGATTGATCTCGTTGCCCTTATTCAG AGCTGGAATAGATTCATTCTTCACCAAATCCATTATGAGCTTTTGGAGACTCGCAAAAAGGAGAAAGAGTTGGCGCTCCTCTCGGAAAATACCCCACATAAGACAGATCGATTAAAAAATCACTTAAAGAAACCAATTAATGGTCAAATTGAGGGATATAAATACACCGAACTCGAGTTTCTGAATCTTGGTCCTTCGGAGACGGAACACGAACTACAAAATGGTATAAACGAAAAATGGGTAGATAAAG cAATGATGAATCACACGGAGAAACTTCAAAGTAATATAGACAAAGAGCTATCTAATGAGCACTGTGAGAGGGAGGAGTCAGAAATCTCAGAATTATTTGCGATTGCCCGACAGCAGTTGAATAGGTGTCTTAAGTGTAATAAGGAA gaGGAACGCGAATCGGTGGTGCTGGCTTGTGCCCTCCAATATGCGACGAGAGACAACGAACGCACGTGCGGTTTTTTGGAGCTCGTACGTGCGTCGTTATGTGCACGTCGGTCTACGCCCGCCTGGTGCGAGCGATGCGCGAAGTTTACGCCCACCACACAGCGCGGGCGGCTGGTTAG GTTACCCCCAATATTGGCGATCAACTGTGGAGCAGTGACAGCTGAAGAGAAATTGTTCTGGGCGAAAGGGACTACTAAAGAAACG CCTGAAGCCATTAAACGCAGCGGGAACGTTAAGCCATGTAGGTATGGACTGCACTGCGCAAGGCCTGGCTGCAGATTTAAGCATCCAGATAG GCAGAGTCCGTCCCAGAGCAATCCAGTTAAGAGCGAGACGCAAGATGTGAGCTGTGTGATTCCGCACCAACTGCACATTCGTCTCCAGCCCGATGGGGACATCACTATTAGTGATAAG
- the LOC110995225 gene encoding PAN2-PAN3 deadenylation complex catalytic subunit PAN2 isoform X2, producing the protein MAYHYSDLGMPAEINEQYIPEYKPYMVQSPDAEYEVRSTVLDDRGEGSISAVTFDKFEELIWVGNTRGHITSYHGPQMSRYTAFRVHMTEEIRDIITLDQGLFILSKTQLRHQIRRGLVKHTHTSENLKEMQCLFQSSPTNILMGGHQDTIIDFDVTNMKESIIPITEDGCAVLRSGGGSLVACGSANGTVSMRDIRSPVVAEHTFKAHSACLSDLDMQGNLLITSGFAQTSTMAVAEQYVLVWDVRQLKAGGAWSLPVASPPLLLHFLPSVSGRALAMASAGHVALLNVNNKSESGKQSVFQVDTQGSLCTVMDVSSTSQAFVFGDQSGHVHLFSSKHNNEPVFNNFSRETTFATPVRLPYVGFSETFSFSSIPLPPLASGSKWFHDLPEEFLKKVSRKPRPIDPEILKTMKMKGPIGYAPNPGTRRRNEYPYIDDNLEDIKQPKPIDETALSIRPIPSSYQKVEVRYNKNEPNAILDNINRTGLTGIEATLPNSYCNSMIQVLYNMPPLKSTLIAHTCAKEFCLTCELGFLFRMLDTSGGAPCQATNFLRAFRTVPEAAALGLILPDRGIDRKIDLVALIQSWNRFILHQIHYELLETRKKEKELALLSENTPHKTDRLKNHLKKPINGQIEGYKYTELEFLNLGPSETEHELQNGINEKWVDKAMMNHTEKLQSNIDKELSNEHCEREESEISELFAIARQQLNRCLKCNKEEERESVVLACALQYATRDNERTCGFLELVRASLCARRSTPAWCERCAKFTPTTQRGRLVRLPPILAINCGAVTAEEKLFWAKGTTKETVILCTA; encoded by the exons atggcatACCATTACTCCGACTTAGGTATGCCAGCAGAAATTAATG AACAATATATTCCGGAGTATAAACCTTACATGGTTCAAAGCCCAGATGCTGAATATGAAGTCAGGTCCACAGTACTTGATGATAGAGGAGAAGGAAGCATATCAGCTGTGACATTTGATAAATTTGAAGAGTTAATTTGGGTGGGAAACACAAGA GGACATATTACTTCATACCATGGCCCACAAATGAGTAGATACACAGCTTTCAGGGTTCACATGACAGAAGAAATACGTGATATTATTACCCTTGATCAAGgactatttattttgtcaaagACACAATTGAGGCATCAAATTCGCAGAGGTCTTGTGAAGCATACACACAC AtcagaaaatttaaaagagaTGCAATGCCTCTTTCAATCCAGtccaacaaatattttaatgggcGGCCATCAGGACacaattattgattttgatGTCACAAATATGAAAGAATCTATTATT CCGATAACTGAAGATGGCTGTGCGGTGTTAAGAAGTGGGGGTGGTTCGCTAGTTGCGTGTGGGAGTGCTAACGGGACTGTCTCGATGCGTGATATAAGAAGTCCGGTGGTGGCCGAGCACACGTTCAAAGCGCACAGTGCCTGCCTGTCTGACTTGGATATGCAGGGCAACTTGCTTATCACATCTGGATTTGCACAAAc aAGCACAATGGCCGTAGCCGAACAGTACGTGTTAGTGTGGGATGTACGTCAGTTGAAAGCCGGTGGGGCGTGGTCACTTCCGGTGGCATCGCCGCCATTATTACTCCACTTCCTGCCATCGGTTTCCGGTCGAGCCCTCGCAATGGCCAGTGCTGGACACGTGGCATTGCTCAATGTTAACAATAAAAGTGAATCTGGAAAGCAATCCGTTTTTCAA GTTGACACCCAAGGCTCTCTATGCACTGTCATGGACGTGTCGAGCACCAGCCAAGCATTTGTCTTTGGGGATCAATCGGGGCACGTACATCTGTTCTCTTCTAAGCATAATAATGAACCCGTGTTCAATAACTTCTCAAG AGAAACAACATTTGCGACCCCGGTTCGTTTGCCGTACGTGGGTTTCAGTGAGACGTTCAGCTTCTCATCAATACCTCTTCCGCCTCTCGCTAGTGGGTCCAAGTGGTTCCACGACCTTCCTGAAGAGTTCCTCAAAAAGGTTTCCAG GAAACCTCGACCAATCGACCCAGAAATTCTTAAGACCATGAAAATGAAAGGACCCATCGGGTATGCTCCCAATCCTGGTACTAGGAGACGTAATGAG TATCCATACATAGATGACAATTTGGAAGATATTAAACAACCAAAACCAATAGACGAAACGGCGTTGTCTATTAGACCAATTCCAAGTTCATATCAGAAG GTCGAAGTaaggtataataaaaatgagcCGAACGCAATTttggataatataaatagaacaGGTCTAACGGGAATCGAAGCTACTCTGCCCAATTCTTACTGTAATTCGATGATTCAg GTCCTATACAACATGCCGCCTCTGAAGTCGACTCTGATAGCTCACACGTGCGCGAAGGAGTTTTGTCTCACTTGCGAGTTAG GTTTCCTATTCAGGATGCTTGACACCTCTGGAGGGGCGCCGTGTCAAGCGACTAACTTCTTAAGGGCGTTTCGTACCGTGCCTGAAGCTGCCGCGCTTGGACTGATATTGCCCGATCGGGGCATCGATAGAAAGATTGATCTCGTTGCCCTTATTCAG AGCTGGAATAGATTCATTCTTCACCAAATCCATTATGAGCTTTTGGAGACTCGCAAAAAGGAGAAAGAGTTGGCGCTCCTCTCGGAAAATACCCCACATAAGACAGATCGATTAAAAAATCACTTAAAGAAACCAATTAATGGTCAAATTGAGGGATATAAATACACCGAACTCGAGTTTCTGAATCTTGGTCCTTCGGAGACGGAACACGAACTACAAAATGGTATAAACGAAAAATGGGTAGATAAAG cAATGATGAATCACACGGAGAAACTTCAAAGTAATATAGACAAAGAGCTATCTAATGAGCACTGTGAGAGGGAGGAGTCAGAAATCTCAGAATTATTTGCGATTGCCCGACAGCAGTTGAATAGGTGTCTTAAGTGTAATAAGGAA gaGGAACGCGAATCGGTGGTGCTGGCTTGTGCCCTCCAATATGCGACGAGAGACAACGAACGCACGTGCGGTTTTTTGGAGCTCGTACGTGCGTCGTTATGTGCACGTCGGTCTACGCCCGCCTGGTGCGAGCGATGCGCGAAGTTTACGCCCACCACACAGCGCGGGCGGCTGGTTAG GTTACCCCCAATATTGGCGATCAACTGTGGAGCAGTGACAGCTGAAGAGAAATTGTTCTGGGCGAAAGGGACTACTAAAGAAACGGTAATTTTATGTacag CCTGA
- the LOC110995218 gene encoding dynactin subunit 5, with protein MELQDTYYNKSEYVETASGNKVSRQTVLCGSQNIVLHGKVIVQSDAIIRGDLANVKTGRFCIISKGSVLRPPFKKFSKGVAFFPLQMGDHVFVGENTVVNAAVVGSYVYIGKNVVIGRRCVLKDCCMIEDNSVLPAETVVPSFARYSGSPARLITSLPEATPDLMTEFTKSYYQHFLPTATV; from the exons atggagCTTCAAGATACTTACTACAATAAATCTGAATACGTTGAAAct GCATCTGGAAACAAAGTAAGTCGGCAAACTGTTCTTTGTGGCTCTCAAAATATTGTTCTTCATGGAAAAGTTATTGTACAAAGCGATGCAATAATACGTGGTGATTTAGCAAACGTTAAAACTGgaagattttgtattattagtaaGGGCTCTGTTCTTCGGCCACCATTTAAGAAATTCAGTAAAGG AGTAGCTTTCTTCCCTTTACAAATGGGTGACCATGTTTTTGTCGGTGAAAATACAGTTGTCAATGCTGCTGTTGTTGGTTCTTATGTCTACATTGGTAAAAATGTGGTtata GGTCGGAGATGTGTTCTTAAAGACTGTTGCATGATTGAAGACAACTCTGTATTGCCTGCTGAAACTGTAGTACCATCATTTGCAAGATATTCTGGCAGTCCAGCAAGATTAATAACTTCTTTACCTGAAGCTACACCAGATTTAATGACAGAGTTTACTAAGAGCTACTATCAACACTTTTTACCTACAGCAACAGtatag